In Pseudovibrio brasiliensis, the following are encoded in one genomic region:
- a CDS encoding amino acid ABC transporter ATP-binding protein: MSDVNLAEDIQADRSKMHVSDTDVAIEITGMNKWYGDFHVLRDINLKVMRGERIVICGPSGSGKSTMIRCINRLEEHQKGRIVVDGIELTSDLKKIDEIRREVGMCFQHFNLFPHLTILENCTLAPIWVRKMPKKQAEEIAMHYLERVKIPEQANKYPGQLSGGQQQRVAIARSLCMNPKVMLFDEPTSALDPEMIKEVLDVMIGLAEEGMTMLCVTHEMGFARKVANRVIFMDQGQIVEQNEPEPFFTNPQHERTQLFLSQILNH; this comes from the coding sequence ATGAGTGACGTAAACCTCGCTGAAGATATCCAGGCGGACCGCTCTAAAATGCATGTATCCGATACCGATGTGGCTATCGAGATTACAGGTATGAACAAGTGGTACGGAGACTTCCACGTTCTGCGTGACATTAACCTGAAGGTTATGCGCGGCGAACGTATTGTTATCTGTGGCCCGTCCGGTTCTGGTAAATCAACCATGATCCGCTGCATCAACCGCCTTGAGGAGCATCAGAAGGGCCGTATCGTTGTTGACGGTATCGAGCTGACCTCTGATCTTAAGAAGATTGATGAGATCCGCCGCGAAGTGGGTATGTGCTTCCAGCACTTCAACCTTTTCCCGCATCTGACCATTCTGGAGAACTGTACACTGGCTCCAATCTGGGTTCGCAAGATGCCGAAGAAGCAGGCTGAAGAGATTGCGATGCACTATCTTGAGCGCGTGAAGATCCCTGAGCAGGCCAACAAGTATCCAGGTCAGCTTTCCGGTGGTCAGCAGCAGCGTGTGGCGATTGCCCGTTCGCTCTGCATGAACCCAAAGGTCATGCTGTTTGATGAGCCAACATCTGCGCTTGATCCTGAGATGATCAAGGAAGTGCTGGACGTGATGATCGGTCTGGCGGAAGAGGGCATGACCATGCTCTGCGTGACCCACGAAATGGGCTTTGCCCGTAAAGTGGCAAACCGCGTGATCTTCATGGATCAGGGTCAGATTGTTGAGCAGAATGAGCCAGAGCCATTCTTCACCAATCCGCAGCATGAGCGTACTCAGCTGTTCCTCTCCCAGATCCTCAATCACTGA
- a CDS encoding phosphatase PAP2 family protein yields the protein MINDGSIDTLERPEREKQKNEQQADLNRDAVDAEWEERQEETDGRRVEGEETKRSFFHRLHALMQVAGGNTRMQLKQARAIIRNRKKRSIGDATALPPLVKPQNIAALLIALCGLAMVFLDHSSPIWARQLPVAYHNIFEVITDVGKSDWVLIPTGLWILAMIFGGWQPRAFRRKMAVSYLTIYGSYLFFVVAASGLLAIALKWNIGRARPTLFDETGPLYFDFFAWEAKLSSLPSGHSTTAGALIVALALIAPRLRWLLAVLGLWIAASRVIVGAHYPSDVVAGIIIGGAFSYCCARWMARRRLGFAFDSKGGVQPIMSSFSASICLRNWRAAQSGSSSPVQEQSETLRAN from the coding sequence ATGATTAATGACGGCTCCATAGACACTTTAGAGCGCCCAGAACGGGAAAAACAGAAAAACGAACAACAGGCTGATCTGAACCGTGATGCTGTTGATGCTGAGTGGGAAGAGCGGCAGGAAGAAACTGATGGTCGTCGCGTAGAGGGTGAAGAGACTAAGCGGTCTTTCTTCCATCGGCTGCACGCTTTAATGCAGGTTGCTGGTGGCAACACGCGGATGCAGCTGAAGCAGGCGCGCGCAATCATACGAAATCGAAAGAAGCGGAGCATTGGTGACGCGACTGCTTTGCCGCCTCTCGTCAAACCTCAGAATATTGCAGCATTGCTTATAGCGCTTTGCGGATTGGCTATGGTTTTCCTTGATCACAGCAGTCCGATTTGGGCGCGGCAACTGCCTGTTGCCTATCATAATATTTTCGAAGTGATTACTGATGTAGGCAAGTCTGATTGGGTTCTCATTCCGACTGGACTATGGATTCTAGCAATGATTTTTGGAGGCTGGCAGCCCCGTGCGTTTCGTAGAAAGATGGCAGTGTCGTATTTGACGATATACGGGAGTTATCTGTTCTTTGTTGTCGCTGCGAGCGGGTTGCTTGCCATTGCTTTGAAATGGAATATCGGGCGGGCAAGGCCGACTTTGTTTGATGAAACGGGGCCGTTGTATTTCGACTTTTTTGCATGGGAAGCAAAGCTTTCTAGCCTTCCAAGCGGACACTCGACAACAGCTGGTGCTCTCATCGTCGCTCTTGCGCTTATTGCACCGAGGCTTCGGTGGTTGCTTGCCGTGTTGGGGCTTTGGATTGCTGCAAGTCGAGTGATTGTAGGTGCCCATTATCCGAGCGATGTGGTGGCTGGTATCATCATTGGCGGAGCATTTTCTTATTGCTGTGCGCGATGGATGGCGCGTCGGCGACTTGGGTTTGCCTTCGACAGCAAAGGTGGTGTGCAACCCATCATGAGCAGTTTCTCAGCTTCAATATGCTTGCGGAACTGGCGTGCAGCGCAATCTGGCAGTTCTTCTCCCGTACAAGAACAATCGGAGACACTCCGGGCCAACTAG
- a CDS encoding amino acid ABC transporter substrate-binding protein, translating into MKKMILPVALGAAFAATSLSAASAGTLEDVQERGKLRCAVSTGLAGFSYTDENGKWQGFDVDYCRAVAAAVLGDADAVEFSPTTGKTRFTALASGEVDILSRNTTWTFSRDADLKFTFLGVSYYDGQGFMVKKSLGVASAKELDGATVCIQTGTTTELNLSDYFTAEGMSYEPLSIETNTEGRANYLADACDVYTTDASGLAASRATFENADDHIVLPEIISKEPLGPLVRHGDDQWADIGRWVLNALKIAEEKGITAANADDMAANSKDPEVLRLLGASGEMGASVGLGNDFALVAIKSVGNYGEVFERHLGTQTKVNLARGLNAMWTEGGLQYAPPFR; encoded by the coding sequence ATGAAAAAAATGATCCTTCCAGTTGCGCTGGGTGCAGCGTTCGCAGCGACTTCTTTGTCCGCAGCTTCCGCTGGCACTCTTGAAGACGTGCAAGAGCGCGGTAAACTGCGTTGTGCGGTTTCTACTGGTCTTGCAGGCTTTTCCTACACTGACGAAAACGGCAAGTGGCAGGGCTTCGACGTTGACTACTGCCGTGCGGTAGCTGCTGCTGTTCTGGGTGACGCGGATGCTGTTGAGTTCTCTCCAACCACTGGTAAGACCCGCTTTACTGCGCTGGCTTCTGGTGAGGTAGACATCCTGTCCCGTAACACCACCTGGACATTCTCCCGTGACGCTGACCTGAAGTTCACCTTCCTGGGTGTGAGCTACTATGACGGTCAGGGCTTCATGGTGAAGAAGTCTCTCGGCGTTGCTTCTGCTAAAGAGCTGGACGGTGCAACCGTTTGTATCCAGACCGGTACTACGACTGAGCTGAACCTGTCTGACTACTTCACAGCTGAAGGCATGTCTTACGAGCCACTGTCCATCGAGACAAACACTGAAGGTCGTGCAAATTATCTTGCAGATGCTTGTGACGTGTACACCACTGATGCATCCGGTCTGGCAGCATCGCGTGCGACTTTCGAGAACGCAGACGACCACATCGTTTTGCCTGAAATCATCTCCAAAGAGCCACTCGGTCCGCTTGTCCGTCATGGCGACGATCAGTGGGCAGACATTGGTCGCTGGGTTCTGAACGCGCTGAAGATTGCTGAAGAAAAAGGCATCACCGCTGCGAATGCAGACGACATGGCTGCGAACTCCAAAGACCCAGAAGTACTGCGTCTGCTTGGTGCTTCCGGTGAAATGGGTGCATCCGTTGGTCTGGGTAACGACTTCGCTCTCGTAGCTATCAAATCAGTTGGTAACTACGGTGAAGTGTTCGAGCGTCACCTCGGTACACAGACTAAAGTTAACCTTGCTCGCGGTTTGAATGCGATGTGGACCGAAGGTGGTCTTCAGTACGCACCTCCGTTCCGTTGA
- a CDS encoding glycosyltransferase family 2 protein produces MTKSAAVHEVDVSVVIPAKNERDNLPPLLDEIAEALKEYRFEVIVVDDGSTDDSLDVLQQYAERNGFLRVIHHRRSGGQSCSVRTGLLHARGIYVATIDGDGQNNPIYYREMLAAMEKGGEHVGLAAGQRLGRKASVFKRYASKAANKLRGAILKDNTRDSGCGLKLLRRDVFLKLPYFDSWHRFLPALVIREGYDVVHVDVVDREREHGVSKYGIFDRALVGVLDLFGVWWLRRRRKVIPEVVMVTESDKSPAKEAH; encoded by the coding sequence ATGACCAAGAGTGCCGCTGTACATGAAGTCGACGTAAGCGTCGTTATCCCTGCGAAGAATGAGAGAGATAATCTTCCTCCGCTTCTGGATGAGATTGCTGAGGCGCTGAAAGAGTATCGGTTTGAGGTAATCGTTGTTGATGATGGGTCGACTGATGACAGTCTTGATGTGCTCCAGCAATATGCGGAGAGAAACGGTTTTCTACGGGTGATCCATCATAGGCGGTCTGGTGGGCAGAGTTGTTCTGTTCGCACCGGGCTGCTTCATGCGCGGGGCATTTATGTGGCTACGATTGATGGGGATGGGCAGAACAATCCTATCTATTACCGCGAGATGCTTGCCGCGATGGAAAAGGGTGGTGAGCATGTGGGGCTTGCTGCTGGGCAGCGGCTGGGTCGCAAGGCCAGTGTCTTTAAGCGTTATGCATCTAAAGCTGCCAACAAGCTGCGTGGGGCGATTCTGAAAGACAATACGCGTGATAGCGGGTGTGGTCTGAAGCTGCTTCGCCGGGATGTTTTTTTGAAGCTCCCTTATTTCGACAGTTGGCATCGTTTCCTGCCAGCCCTTGTGATCCGCGAAGGATATGACGTTGTTCATGTGGATGTGGTGGACCGGGAGCGAGAGCACGGTGTTTCCAAATATGGAATCTTTGACCGGGCATTAGTGGGCGTATTGGATCTCTTCGGGGTGTGGTGGTTACGCCGCCGTCGGAAAGTTATTCCCGAAGTGGTGATGGTGACTGAGTCGGACAAGTCTCCAGCGAAGGAGGCACATTGA
- a CDS encoding amino acid ABC transporter permease — protein sequence MSENNFAFVATSEKPQLPPPQGTTGAVGWARENLFSSPLNTVLTLLSIFVVFSTVPGVFNWAFVNSVWNANSLDECRALTENGACWAVIRERYHQFLFGFYPTELYWRPILAFVLLFVALVPALWDGMPKRGAALMASMTYPFVAFWLIWGGFGLEPVSSTKLGGLLLTMIIGVSGISFSLPIGIVLALSRSSNLPIVKSLAVIFIEFIRGVPLITLLFVAHVLLNYFLPKGVNFDIVLRVVIMVTFFASAYMAEVIRGGLAALPKGQYEAADALGLSYWQSMRLIILPQALKISIPGIVNTFIGLFKDTTLVLIIGLMDPLGLVAPTLADQRWNGIFVELYAFIAFMFFIFCFAMSRYSMYLERKLHTGHR from the coding sequence ATGAGTGAAAATAATTTCGCCTTTGTCGCGACCTCTGAAAAGCCTCAGTTGCCGCCTCCCCAGGGCACAACTGGCGCTGTTGGCTGGGCTCGTGAAAATCTGTTCTCGTCACCGCTGAATACAGTTTTGACACTGCTCTCCATCTTTGTGGTGTTTTCGACTGTTCCTGGCGTGTTCAACTGGGCGTTTGTTAACTCGGTCTGGAATGCGAACTCATTGGATGAGTGCCGCGCGCTGACAGAAAATGGTGCGTGCTGGGCGGTTATTCGTGAGCGTTATCATCAGTTCTTGTTCGGCTTCTACCCAACTGAGCTGTACTGGCGTCCAATTCTGGCCTTTGTGCTGCTGTTTGTGGCTCTGGTTCCTGCTCTTTGGGACGGCATGCCGAAGCGTGGTGCTGCGCTGATGGCGTCCATGACCTACCCATTTGTGGCGTTCTGGCTGATCTGGGGTGGTTTTGGTCTTGAGCCAGTGTCTTCCACCAAGCTGGGCGGTTTGCTGCTGACCATGATCATTGGTGTTTCCGGTATTTCGTTCTCGCTGCCGATTGGTATTGTGCTGGCGTTGTCCCGTAGCTCCAATCTGCCGATCGTGAAGTCACTGGCTGTGATCTTCATTGAATTCATCCGCGGTGTGCCGCTGATTACCCTTCTGTTTGTTGCGCACGTGCTGCTCAACTACTTCCTGCCGAAGGGTGTGAACTTCGACATCGTGCTGCGTGTTGTCATCATGGTGACCTTCTTTGCCAGTGCATATATGGCGGAAGTTATTCGCGGTGGTTTGGCTGCCTTGCCGAAGGGACAATATGAGGCTGCGGATGCGTTGGGGCTGAGCTATTGGCAGAGCATGCGTCTGATTATTCTGCCGCAAGCGCTGAAAATCTCCATCCCAGGAATCGTGAATACCTTTATTGGCTTGTTTAAAGACACCACTCTGGTGCTGATCATTGGCCTTATGGATCCTCTCGGACTGGTTGCGCCTACGCTTGCTGACCAACGTTGGAATGGTATCTTTGTGGAACTTTATGCGTTTATCGCGTTCATGTTCTTTATCTTCTGCTTTGCAATGTCCCGATATTCGATGTATTTGGAACGCAAACTGCATACCGGCCATCGCTAG
- a CDS encoding TetR/AcrR family transcriptional regulator — MSTSRPRGRPRLYDKEIALTTMQRIFWENGFSATSLDQISAETGINRPSLYAAFGSKKDMYIKCLEHFAEMMGKRTEAAILSEPDLSKGLEKVFMQAMEIYRSEASMEDGGPLGCFVTCTAPAEAGADEEIREVLRMVLDTIDQSMRETVEVAIKDQKIQPRQSAEITGHLLGCLLNGLSLRARSGTSREELQLTAKAGISQILA; from the coding sequence ATGAGTACATCACGACCACGTGGGCGCCCCCGCCTCTATGATAAAGAGATCGCCCTAACCACAATGCAGCGTATTTTCTGGGAAAATGGCTTTTCTGCCACCAGCCTGGACCAGATCTCCGCGGAAACCGGAATCAACCGCCCAAGCCTTTATGCCGCCTTCGGCTCCAAGAAAGACATGTACATAAAATGTCTGGAGCACTTCGCAGAGATGATGGGCAAACGCACCGAAGCCGCTATCCTCTCCGAGCCTGACCTTTCCAAAGGCCTTGAGAAGGTCTTCATGCAAGCCATGGAGATCTACCGGTCAGAAGCTTCCATGGAAGACGGTGGCCCGCTCGGCTGCTTTGTCACCTGCACTGCCCCAGCAGAGGCTGGTGCGGATGAAGAGATCAGGGAAGTGCTGAGAATGGTCCTCGACACCATCGACCAGTCCATGCGTGAAACCGTTGAAGTCGCCATCAAAGATCAGAAAATCCAGCCAAGACAAAGCGCTGAGATCACCGGCCACCTGCTGGGTTGCCTGCTCAACGGTCTCTCCCTGCGCGCCCGCTCAGGTACCTCGCGCGAAGAACTGCAACTCACGGCCAAAGCAGGCATCTCTCAAATCCTCGCCTGA
- a CDS encoding lipid-A-disaccharide synthase N-terminal domain-containing protein yields MLAGLYEWVYDVFVAQWDFWVLWGFVAQFMFMMRFMIQWIASERVGRSIVPVAFWFFSIGGGSLLLTYAIVKKDPVFIAGQGLGLIIYFRNLWLIYKEKRQDPNF; encoded by the coding sequence ATGCTGGCTGGTCTTTATGAGTGGGTTTACGACGTCTTTGTAGCCCAGTGGGATTTTTGGGTCCTTTGGGGATTTGTGGCGCAGTTCATGTTTATGATGCGCTTCATGATCCAATGGATTGCTTCGGAGCGGGTGGGACGATCCATCGTTCCAGTGGCTTTCTGGTTCTTCTCCATTGGGGGCGGATCGCTTCTTTTGACTTACGCGATCGTCAAGAAGGACCCTGTTTTTATTGCGGGACAAGGCCTCGGTTTGATCATTTATTTCCGAAATCTATGGCTTATCTACAAGGAAAAACGTCAGGACCCGAATTTCTAG
- a CDS encoding HD domain-containing protein: MSETAKHCGASERVMGSLNWGQRTGAYSKGRMTRLEHLKLVGNLVRTQLVDLGDTVKDRLGLLSPVSSELEALLPTETSLVRDSLDFAVETHDARLLHHSWRTYLFGVLLGEYAGVSFDRELLFSAAILHDSGLINNRQMQVHECCFAISGAEVACNHLTSCGHDRDTVHKVGDAIALHLNAYVSARAHGGEAYLVNRGAMCDLFGAGHRRMAKSSVEQIMHKHPRDGVIEVLEFETASHMKGTRPYVLTKLTGGKMPKTAFDVYGV; this comes from the coding sequence ATGTCTGAAACGGCAAAGCATTGTGGAGCCTCTGAGCGTGTGATGGGAAGCCTGAACTGGGGCCAGAGGACTGGAGCTTACAGCAAAGGGCGGATGACGCGGCTGGAGCATTTGAAGCTTGTTGGCAATCTGGTGCGCACACAGCTAGTGGATCTGGGCGATACAGTGAAGGATCGGCTCGGATTGCTGTCGCCGGTTTCCTCAGAGCTGGAGGCGCTGTTGCCTACTGAGACCTCCTTGGTGCGCGATAGTCTGGATTTTGCGGTGGAGACCCATGATGCAAGGCTGTTGCATCACAGTTGGCGAACTTATCTGTTCGGGGTGCTGCTGGGTGAGTATGCAGGTGTGTCGTTTGATCGGGAACTGTTGTTCTCCGCAGCGATTTTGCATGACAGTGGGCTGATCAACAATCGCCAGATGCAGGTGCATGAGTGCTGCTTTGCGATTTCCGGGGCGGAGGTGGCGTGCAACCATCTTACCAGCTGTGGGCATGACAGGGACACGGTGCACAAGGTGGGGGATGCGATTGCACTGCATCTGAATGCCTACGTGTCGGCGCGTGCTCATGGAGGTGAGGCGTATCTGGTGAACCGGGGGGCGATGTGTGATTTGTTTGGCGCAGGGCATCGCCGGATGGCGAAATCCAGTGTGGAGCAGATTATGCACAAGCACCCGCGGGATGGGGTGATTGAGGTGCTAGAGTTTGAGACAGCAAGTCATATGAAGGGCACGCGGCCCTATGTGCTGACGAAACTCACAGGCGGCAAAATGCCTAAAACTGCGTTTGACGTTTACGGCGTGTAG
- a CDS encoding trypsin-like serine peptidase, producing the protein MTLKLQNLNSVLLEKAARRLRDRSGELKKTRSAILAGTQAETDSKERLALYNQRAATLAMSEGQTAPVQSPIFEEEKPDLTSIGKEALIGTQNDLLPIEFFEYGLYAARSVGRIEHVEGLRFGTGFLVGHGLMMTNHHVLSTPEDAKAHFFELGAETNRIGNQTPSKICSIDPNRFFWASEELDIAVVAVVDEDPGFIPLDHYGWHALIRQQGKIKKGDPINIIQHPLGRNKAVVVHNNHLLHIENGTDAHMFCWYSGDTQKGSSGSPVFNNRWEVVAVHHMAVPQTNADGAILDKHGNPLTRAQARRNPSLIAYAANEGIRTSRIVSTLESAQFTKAHHADIRDFLLKSWSSPGAQRRGLRAAVRSAQAL; encoded by the coding sequence ATGACCCTTAAATTACAGAATTTAAACAGTGTATTACTTGAAAAAGCAGCTCGACGACTACGAGATCGAAGCGGGGAATTAAAGAAGACCCGCAGCGCAATTCTGGCAGGAACACAGGCAGAGACAGACAGCAAGGAACGGTTGGCACTCTACAATCAACGCGCCGCCACGCTAGCTATGTCCGAAGGTCAAACCGCGCCCGTTCAGAGCCCGATCTTTGAAGAAGAAAAGCCAGACCTCACCAGCATTGGCAAGGAAGCTCTGATCGGGACACAAAACGATCTGCTCCCCATCGAGTTTTTTGAGTACGGCCTCTATGCCGCTCGTTCTGTTGGCAGAATTGAGCATGTGGAAGGATTAAGGTTCGGCACAGGTTTTCTGGTGGGCCATGGTCTGATGATGACCAACCATCATGTTCTCAGCACGCCAGAGGACGCCAAAGCCCACTTCTTTGAGCTTGGAGCAGAAACCAACCGCATTGGCAACCAAACACCCTCAAAGATCTGCTCCATCGATCCCAACCGCTTTTTCTGGGCCAGTGAGGAACTGGACATCGCAGTGGTGGCCGTGGTGGATGAAGATCCCGGCTTCATCCCGCTGGATCATTACGGATGGCATGCCCTCATCCGCCAGCAAGGCAAAATCAAGAAGGGAGATCCGATTAATATCATTCAGCATCCCCTTGGCCGCAACAAAGCCGTGGTCGTTCACAACAACCACCTTCTGCATATTGAAAATGGAACTGATGCACACATGTTTTGCTGGTACTCCGGCGATACACAGAAAGGCAGCTCAGGTTCTCCCGTCTTCAACAACCGCTGGGAAGTCGTCGCCGTCCACCATATGGCCGTGCCGCAAACCAACGCTGATGGTGCTATTCTGGACAAACACGGCAATCCCCTCACCCGCGCTCAGGCCCGCCGCAATCCATCCCTCATCGCCTACGCCGCCAACGAAGGCATCCGCACCTCCCGTATTGTCAGCACACTGGAATCCGCACAGTTCACCAAAGCCCACCACGCCGACATACGCGACTTCCTCCTGAAATCCTGGAGCAGCCCCGGTGCCCAACGCAGAGGCCTGCGCGCCGCAGTAAGAAGCGCACAGGCTTTGTAG
- a CDS encoding TetR/AcrR family transcriptional regulator, which translates to MLQGKQKRAQETRQRILVAATDLFNQGNFNAVSTESIAEQANVSKGTLFAHFGDKLGLFAEIGLKELRACVEGLHEEAETSTASGREQLNHSLMKILQYFEKQPEFLRIFIDVAGWEKGGRAENFLDVAGSIDKLFQRFIEKGQQDKSIRTMDPKLGAVSVRAFMIHAAISRVCGEYPTTEEQHTEVGKLLSLVL; encoded by the coding sequence ATGCTTCAGGGCAAACAAAAACGCGCGCAAGAAACCCGCCAGCGCATTCTGGTGGCCGCCACGGACCTGTTCAATCAGGGCAACTTCAACGCGGTCAGCACAGAAAGCATCGCGGAGCAGGCCAACGTCTCCAAGGGCACGCTCTTCGCCCACTTCGGCGACAAGCTCGGCCTGTTTGCAGAGATAGGTTTGAAGGAGCTCAGAGCTTGTGTGGAGGGCCTTCATGAGGAAGCTGAAACAAGCACGGCAAGCGGCCGCGAGCAATTGAATCACTCTCTCATGAAGATTCTGCAGTACTTTGAAAAACAACCAGAATTCCTACGCATCTTCATCGACGTCGCAGGCTGGGAAAAAGGTGGCCGGGCAGAAAATTTCCTCGATGTGGCAGGAAGCATCGACAAGCTATTTCAACGCTTCATCGAGAAGGGTCAGCAGGATAAATCCATCCGCACCATGGATCCAAAACTGGGCGCCGTTTCTGTGCGCGCATTCATGATCCACGCCGCCATCAGCCGCGTCTGCGGCGAATATCCAACCACGGAAGAGCAGCATACCGAAGTGGGCAAACTGCTCTCCCTCGTGCTCTGA
- a CDS encoding amino acid ABC transporter permease, translated as MSTSTVPADNSFQLSQLWRDARYRSYSIQIIALIVALSVVMMLIGNAVENLEALGKDFNFGFLYEPAGYDIGQVLVDYTSASGHWKAALVGLLNTLLVAFLACLTATIIGVFVGVLRLSNNWVVSRLMAVYIEGVRNVPLLLQILAWYAVFIHVFPTPKQAVKAPVIEGAVYATNRGFYIPGLTFDGGYQIVVAVLLASIAGIFVFRRWARQRQEATGQILPVGYITLGILIVPSVLAYFAAGMPIGLDYPVAGRFNLKGGLKVGTPLIALWFALSIYSAAFVAEIVRAGIMAISKGQTEAAYALGLRPKRTMSLVVLPQSLRIIIPPMISNYLNITKNSSLAIAVGYMDLTGTLGGITLNQTGREMECMLLLMATYLLISLSISAVMNVYNESVKLKGR; from the coding sequence ATGAGCACTTCAACCGTACCAGCCGATAATAGCTTCCAGTTGTCGCAACTGTGGCGAGATGCTCGATACAGATCTTATTCGATCCAGATTATCGCGCTCATCGTTGCTCTGTCAGTTGTGATGATGCTCATCGGCAATGCTGTCGAGAACCTCGAAGCACTTGGCAAAGATTTCAATTTCGGTTTCTTATACGAACCAGCAGGCTATGACATTGGTCAGGTCCTGGTGGACTACACATCCGCTTCCGGACACTGGAAAGCGGCACTTGTTGGTTTGCTCAACACGCTGCTCGTTGCTTTTCTGGCATGTCTGACTGCGACAATCATCGGCGTTTTTGTCGGTGTTCTGCGTCTCTCCAATAACTGGGTCGTCTCCCGCTTGATGGCGGTTTACATTGAAGGCGTTCGTAACGTACCGCTGCTGCTGCAGATTCTGGCTTGGTACGCTGTCTTCATTCATGTGTTTCCGACACCAAAGCAGGCTGTCAAAGCACCAGTTATTGAAGGGGCGGTTTATGCAACAAACCGTGGTTTCTATATTCCTGGTCTGACCTTTGACGGTGGCTATCAGATTGTTGTTGCAGTCCTGCTGGCGTCGATCGCGGGCATCTTTGTATTCCGTCGTTGGGCACGTCAGCGTCAGGAAGCTACCGGTCAGATTTTGCCAGTTGGTTACATCACGCTTGGTATTTTGATTGTGCCATCTGTTTTGGCTTACTTTGCTGCTGGTATGCCGATTGGTCTTGATTACCCTGTTGCCGGTCGCTTTAACCTGAAGGGTGGCCTGAAAGTTGGTACGCCGCTTATTGCTCTGTGGTTTGCGCTTTCCATCTACTCTGCAGCCTTTGTTGCGGAAATCGTCCGTGCAGGCATCATGGCGATCAGTAAAGGGCAGACCGAAGCAGCCTATGCTCTGGGTCTTCGTCCTAAGCGGACAATGAGCCTTGTTGTTTTACCGCAGTCCTTGCGTATCATCATTCCACCAATGATTTCCAACTACCTGAACATCACCAAGAACTCATCCTTGGCGATTGCGGTTGGTTATATGGATCTGACGGGTACACTTGGCGGCATTACGCTGAACCAGACGGGCCGTGAGATGGAGTGCATGCTGCTCTTGATGGCGACATATCTGCTGATCTCTTTGAGCATTTCCGCGGTTATGAATGTTTACAATGAATCCGTAAAGCTGAAGGGGCGCTAA